One part of the Clarias gariepinus isolate MV-2021 ecotype Netherlands chromosome 24, CGAR_prim_01v2, whole genome shotgun sequence genome encodes these proteins:
- the LOC128512272 gene encoding uncharacterized protein LOC128512272 encodes MDILANFLGHDIRVHRQYYRLPEGTLQLAKVSKVLLALEQGRLSDFQGMSLDQIQIDPNEELPEAVDSDDPEAETERNSSLCSSECSLSIRRQATTEVSGDESTTAGSTAKRWQTDQSDSDAPLTGPSSFKRRKRPVESDSDDPKTEFSRAKKRQRTEEPDPDVSKKGI; translated from the exons ATGGACATACTGGCAAATTTTCTTGGCCACGACATCCGGGTCCACAGACAATATTACAGACTGCCTGAAGGAACGCTACAATTGGCTAAAGTCAGCAAAGTGCTGCTTGCCCTAGAGCAAGGCCGGCTATCAGACTTTCAGGGAATGAGCTTGGACCAAATCCAGATTGATCCAAATG AGGAATTACCCGAAGCTGTGGACAGTGATGACCCAGAAGCAGAGACTGAGAGGAACTCGTCTTTGTGCTCTTCAG AATGTTCACTATCCATAAGACGTCAGGCAACCACAGAGGTGTCTGGTGACGAAAGTACAACCGCAG GATCAACAGCTAAGAGATGGCAAACAGATCAGTCTGACAGCGATGCCCCGTTAACAG GACCTTCAAGCTTTAAGAGACGAAAGAGACCTGTTGAGTCGGACAGTGATGACCCTAAAACAG AATTTTCAAGAGCCAAGAAAAGACAGAGAACTGAGGAACCTGACCCTGATGTCTCTAAAAAAGGTATTTGA